Proteins encoded by one window of Candidatus Saccharimonadales bacterium:
- a CDS encoding ATPase, T2SS/T4P/T4SS family, with the protein MDQNNDANQELRSSEERATADRAGRLGLKYQDSRGWTETVGLIKDFLTVPEMYNFHAVPTAVDSGQLVFAVTINTPQTVLKQLRSRFSDFNISFLLVAESGYKELMRRHDPPQTIRYEDIAITSPGQSQTLEDVSKTLETVRPDDVLDYLIKQADRLSASDIHLENEKDYVGLRFRVDGTLHPVARLSKDKFRQLSSSIAIRSNVSVNAPEPQTGHMSSQIETGDGTKALNMRIETVPTANGQDAVIRLFNLDRHLMQLDNLGLSERHRQQLEDIVEHPHGLVMVVGPTGSGKTTTLYSIIDRLNQSTRKIVTLEDPVEYAFEGITQIPIKGDKDRQAFADKLRAVLRLDPDVIMIGEIRDIDTAKTAMQAALTGHLVLSTFHAADAATALTRLLEVIGQNPLFINAIRLIVAQRLARRLDDNTKQAYRPDDAIKNQLRPIIESLPEGYDRPNLDEIELFRPVETADTPFGYSGRIMIAEQLALTPAVLAALNRDPSRVETAEIRRVAVAEGMLTMPQDGILKAISGVTSVEEIFRQVDV; encoded by the coding sequence GTGGATCAAAACAACGACGCTAACCAGGAACTCAGAAGCTCCGAAGAGCGGGCGACGGCCGACCGGGCCGGCCGGCTTGGCTTAAAATACCAAGACAGCCGCGGTTGGACGGAGACGGTGGGACTTATCAAGGACTTCTTGACAGTGCCGGAAATGTACAACTTTCACGCCGTGCCGACGGCCGTCGATAGTGGACAGCTGGTGTTTGCCGTCACGATTAACACCCCACAGACGGTTTTAAAGCAGCTTAGAAGTCGGTTCTCGGACTTTAACATCAGCTTTTTGCTGGTTGCCGAGTCCGGCTATAAAGAGTTAATGCGGCGGCATGATCCGCCCCAAACTATCAGATACGAAGATATTGCTATTACTTCTCCCGGCCAGAGCCAGACGCTGGAAGATGTCTCAAAAACCCTGGAAACGGTCCGACCGGACGACGTACTGGACTATTTGATTAAACAAGCTGACCGATTAAGTGCCTCGGACATCCATTTGGAAAACGAAAAGGACTATGTCGGTTTAAGGTTTAGAGTCGATGGTACGCTTCACCCGGTCGCTCGTTTAAGTAAGGACAAATTCCGCCAATTAAGTTCTTCAATCGCGATCAGGTCTAACGTCAGCGTCAACGCTCCTGAACCGCAGACCGGTCATATGTCATCACAGATCGAGACCGGCGATGGAACCAAGGCTCTAAATATGAGAATCGAAACGGTACCGACGGCCAACGGCCAAGACGCTGTTATCCGGCTATTTAATCTGGATCGGCATTTGATGCAATTGGATAATCTTGGTCTGTCCGAGCGGCATCGCCAGCAACTGGAAGATATCGTTGAGCACCCGCACGGTCTGGTGATGGTGGTTGGTCCAACCGGTTCGGGCAAAACCACCACGCTTTACTCGATCATAGACCGGCTCAACCAATCGACCCGAAAAATCGTTACTTTAGAAGACCCGGTCGAGTATGCCTTTGAAGGTATCACCCAGATTCCGATCAAAGGCGACAAAGACCGCCAGGCATTTGCCGACAAACTGCGGGCGGTGTTAAGACTCGACCCGGACGTAATCATGATCGGCGAAATCCGCGACATCGACACCGCCAAAACTGCTATGCAAGCTGCCTTGACCGGCCATTTGGTGTTGTCGACCTTCCATGCGGCCGACGCGGCAACAGCTCTGACACGCCTATTGGAAGTCATCGGCCAAAACCCATTGTTTATAAACGCCATCAGGTTGATCGTAGCCCAGCGCTTGGCTCGGCGGCTGGATGACAATACCAAGCAAGCTTATCGGCCCGACGATGCCATAAAAAACCAGCTAAGGCCGATTATCGAATCGCTGCCGGAGGGTTATGACCGACCAAACCTCGATGAGATCGAATTGTTCAGACCGGTCGAGACCGCCGACACCCCGTTCGGTTACAGCGGTCGGATAATGATTGCCGAACAACTGGCTTTGACCCCGGCGGTGCTAGCCGCGCTAAATCGCGATCCATCCCGGGTTGAGACGGCCGAGATCCGGCGGGTGGCGGTCGCCGAAGGCATGTTGACAATGCCCCAGGACGGTATCTTAAAAGCTATCTCTGGAGTGACCAGCGTAGAAGAGATCTTCCGGCAAGTTGACGTCTAA